A DNA window from Hordeum vulgare subsp. vulgare chromosome 1H, MorexV3_pseudomolecules_assembly, whole genome shotgun sequence contains the following coding sequences:
- the LOC123424929 gene encoding histone H3.2-like produces MARTKQTARKSTGGKAPRKQLATKAARKSAPATGGVKKPHRFRPGTVALREIRKYQKSTELLIRKLPFQRLVREIAQDFKTDLRFQSSAVSALQEAAEAYLVGLFEDTNLCAIHAKRHQSSAMSGRGKGGKGLGKGGAKRHRKVLRDNIQGITKPAIRRLARRGGVKRISGLIYEETRGVLKIFLENVIRDAVTYTEHARRKTVTAMDVVYALKRQGRTLYGFGG; encoded by the exons ATGGCCCGCACCAAGCAGACGGCGAGGAAGTCCACCGGCGGCAAGGCGCCGAGGAAGCAGCTGGCCACCAAGGCCGCCCGCAAGTCCGCCCCGGCCACCGGCGGCGTCAAGAAGCCCCACCGCTTCCGCCCGGGCACCGTCGCGCTCCGGGAGATCCGCAAGTACCAGAAGAGCACCGAGCTGCTCATCCGCAAGCTCCCCTTCCAGCGCCTCGTCCGGGAGATCGCCCAGGACTTCAAGACCGACCTCCGCTTCCAGTCCTCCGCCGTTTCCGCCCTGCAGGAGGCCGCCGAGGCATACCTCGTCGGGCTCTTCGAGGACACCAACCTCTGCGCCATCCACGCCAAGCGC CATCAATCGTCAGCCATGTCCGGCCGCGGCAAGGGAGGCAAGGGGCTCGGCAAGGGCGGAGCCAAGCGCCACAGGAAGGTGCTCCGCGACAACATCCAGGGCATCACCAAGCCGGCGATCCGGCGTctggcgcggaggggcggcgtgAAGCGCATCTCGGGGCTCATCTACGAGGAGACCCGCGGCGTGCTCAAGATCTTCCTCGAGAACGTCATCCGCGACGCCGTCACCTACACCGAGCACGCCCGCCGCAAGACCGTCACCGCCATGGACGTCGTCTACGCCCTCAAGCGCCAGGGCCGCACCCTCTACGGCTTCGGCGGCTAG